The Flavobacterium johnsoniae genomic sequence CTGCTGCGCAGATGGTGAAGTTTGTGGATAATTTAGGAGGAAATGGTTCAAGCGATATTAGCGGAATGTTTTCTGTTAGTAGTGTAGAAAACTAAAAATATTTCAGAGCCGTCTGAGACTAAAAATCAGACGGCTTTTTAAAATTCATTTAAAATGAAAAAAATATTTGTTTTTATAGCAATGCTTTCATTATTAACATCTTGTAATAATGATGATGCCGATATGATTGCTATTGATAATCCTGAAATTGTTTTAAATATTCCAAAAGGTTTTCCAGAGATAAATAGTTTTGCGAGTTTGAACAAACCAACAAAATACGGTGCAGAATTGGGAGAAAAGCTTTTTTCGGATAAAAGATTCAGTGCAGATAATACGATTTCATGCGCAAGTTGTCATATTCAGGCAAATGCGTTTGCAGATCATAATGCGCAAGCAATTGGAATTCAGGATAGAGTGGGACTTCGTAATGCGCCGTCGCTTCAGAATTTATTGTTTCTAAAATTTTACAATTGGGATGGAAGCAAACTGCAATTGGAAACACAGCCGTTAGTTCCTATTATTACTCACGAAGAAATGGATTCTTCTATTTTGGAAGTTATTGGTAAAATTAAAGATGATGCTGATTATAAAGTTTTGTTTAGAAAAGCTTTTGGCGATTCAGAAATTAATCCAGACAGAATCTATAAAAGCATTGCACAATTTGAATATACCTTGATTTCTTCGAATAGTAAATATGATAAAGTAAAACGAAATGAAGGCGAAACTTTTACGGAAAGCGAATTAGAAGGCTATAAAACCTTTCAGCAGAAATGTGCAAGCTGTCATTCGGGCGAATTGTTTACCGATCAGAGTTTTAGAAATATTGGTTTTCCTTTAAATAAAGATACAAATGAAGCGGGACGTGGTCGCGTTACAGGAATTGCTTCTGATTTTATGAGTTTTCGTGTTCCAAGTTTGCGAAATATAGAATATACAGCTCCTTATGGCAGTTTTGGACAGTTTGCTGACTTAAAATCTGTTTTGGATTATTTTGATAAAGGAGTTTTAGATTCAGATAATTTAGATCCGATTTTTAAGAATAATGGTAAGAGAATTCCGCTATCAGAGACGGAAAAAACGAATCTAATTGCCTTTATGAAAACGCTGAGTGATAAACAGTTTGTTGGAAAGTAATTTGCGAAGCCCTTATTTTAGAGCATTTTTAGCTCTTTTTAATAAGAATAAAATGTTTATAAGGTGTTGATAAATAGTGGGTTGTGACCTGTGTTAAAAAAAAGTTTTGATTGATTAATTGTTTTAAATTTATAATTAAATGATAGTTAATTAATTAAAAGAATTTGCATATGGGAAGAGCTATAAAACTACAGGTTCGTAAAGAATTAGATGGCAAACAGCAATTTAATTTAATTAAGTTGAAAGGAAGTTTGATTACTAAAGGGTATACTGAAATTATACACATCAGTGATAAAGATGAAGAATTTCACATCAACTCTTTCGAAACCGAAGCAAAAAATGAAGTAAGAGAATTTATTCTCGATTTTATTGTCAAAGAAAATTTGAGTAATACCATAAGCGTTCTTGTGTAATAGACTTTCGAATAGAATATTACACAGAATTCGCTTGTATTAAAATTTATACAGCTGTAGAAATAGTTGTATTTTCGTCTAGATAATTGTTCTGTTCTTGGAATGTATTACTAGGTTTTTCATCCCAATCTCCCCAATCTCCTACGTAAGTTTTACGAAATATCAATTCGTTATTATCTCCTGCACAAACGCTTAAACGATTGTTGCACACAACTTTATTTTCGCTTTTATTTATTTGTAGATTTTTCATGGCGTTTGTATTTAAAGATTGTTCAAATTTACAAATAGTTGAAATTTAAACTGTTACATCTCAAACCTGTTTTGTTATCAAATTCACATCTTTAAAATAAAAATCTCCCAGTTTCTAAGCATTGAAACTGGGAGATAGTGAAAAAAAATAAACACAAACTTTTTTAGAATGAATATCTAACTCCAAGCTGTCCTTGAAATCTAGACGCTAACTGATCGACAGTGTAAGGCGTTGAAGTTGGGGCTTTGAATGTATAAGTTGGGTCTCCTGTAGCAACTCCGCCAAGGTTTCCTGATTTTGTTAAACCAATATTTGCTGTTGAATTGTACGTGTTTGGAACGAAATAACTTCTTCCCCAATCTTTATTGATTAAGTTTCCAACGTTTGCCACGCTAAATGAAATTTGGAAAGTTCCTACTTTTGTTACTTGAATTTCATCCATCAATTTCAAATCAGTTTGAATGTTCCAAGGTGTTGTATCGCCATTTCTTTGAGTGAAAGTTCCTCTTCTGCTTTTTAGATAATCATTTCCATTAATAAAAGCTTCGTAATCTGCTACTTGCTGTGCAGCCGTTGCAGATGGAACTCCTGCTGAATTTACTCCGATATATTTTGCAGCTTCAGCAGCATCTTTAAAGATGTAAGCCAATCCAGCTGCTTGTCCAGTTCCTGCGATTGTTGAATTTACAAATCCCCAAGAAAATGGATTTCCTGATTGTGCATTAAAATAAACATTAGCAGATAAAGTATTGTTTGATGCTAATTTTACTCCGTAACCAACATTAGAAACAATTCTGTGTTTGATGTTAAAGTTAGAAGTTGCCAATTGCGGATTATTTGGTGTCAATGACTGATTCATTTGGAAGTTACTTTCCATAGAATTACGAATTCCGTTTGTAATATCGCGAGAATTACCATAAGTATATGCCACCATAAAGTTGAAACCGAAATCGTATGTTTTAGAAATCATTTCTGTAATACTATAACGGTATCCTTTATCTGTGTTTGATAATAAGTAAGCATTTGAGAAAGCAGAGTTTATGTTAGCAGCATAAATTGGCATTTCGTGCTTTGTATCATAAGAAAAATAAGTTGGATTATCAGTTTTGTTTACTTGTTGAAATTCTAAATCGCGAATTACTTTTGTGTAAATACCTTCAACAGTAAATTTATACCCATCTACAGTTTTATCAAAAGCCAATGAATTTCTTAAAACGGCTGGCATTTTAAATTTATTGTCTACTAAATCGGCTTGTACTTTTGGAGTTGCATCATGATAGCCATTAAGTCCGCCAGTTGCCAAAGGATCTCCCACAGCCGCAACTTGAGCAGCTGTTAAGTTGTTTTTGTCGTAACTTCCGTAACCAACACCATCATTATAATATGCATAACCTAACCAAGCAAAAGGAATTCTTCCTGTAAATACTCCAGAACCACCGCGAATTACAAATGTTTTATCTTCATCAACATTATAAGTAAAACCAATTCTTGGAGAAACTAGCGCCGTACTGAAGAAATTATTTTTAATTTGACTTAAAGGCGTGTACGTATAAGTAGTTCCGTAATTTGGATCTGCTGGAGAATTTTGAACTTGCGGACTTAATTTTGGTTTGTTTGGAATGTCTGTATAATCTACACGAACACCAGGCGTTACTTTTAATCTGCTTCCAACTCTAATTTCGTCTTGAGCATAAACACTGTATAGATTTACTTTGAATTTTGCATAAGGATTATCAAAGATTTCATCTCTTGTTGAACCGTCAAACGGATAAGTTCCACGAACACGAGTAGGAAGTTTGTTGTAGAAATCTGTAAGAGATTTGTATGAAACTCTTCCGTTTAAAGCATTTACAAAACCGTAATTAATGTCGTAAAATTCGTTGTGCGTACCAAATAATAAAGTATGATTTCCTGTTTTGTAAGTAAGATTATCTGTAAGTTCAGCCGTATTTTGTTTCATGTTGAAAACAGTTGCTTCACGATCATTTCCTAAGAAAATTGTTCCTCCGTTATAACCAATTTCTGTTTGAGGAAACATAATATTATTTGATTTAGGATCACGATAATCTTTAATAGCAGAATAACTAGCAATAAAAGAGTTCGACCATTGGCTGTTAAAATGACTTTTAAGCTCTAAAACCGTACTGATAGATTGGTTTTTCTGAGTAAAATCCATTCCTGAAAATCGGAAGTTTGCTGCATCGCGCTCTAAGTTTGTTGCTTGAGAAACTACCGTATTGTTTCGTAAAGAGATCGAATGTTTATCGTTGATTTTCCAATCTAATTTATTGAAGAATTTCTGGCTTTTTGCAAAATTGTTGTACGAACCGTAAGTTCCTGGATCAAATCCGTAGTTTGTTTTTACAAAGTTCGAAATTTGTTCAGCAGTTGCATTATCAACCAAAGAAGTCAATTTTCCGTTTGCATCTGTTTGTCCTGCATTGTAGAAAATTGGATCTGTTCTTTCAGCATATTCCATATTCGTAAAAAAGAACAATTTATCTTTTACAATTGGCAAACCTAATCTAAATCCGATTTGGTAATCTCCAAACGCTTTTGGCATTTTAGAACCGTCTCCAGCATTGTTTGGACCTGTAAGTGCGGCACTTCTTCCGTAAGAATAAATAGATCCGCTTACATTATTTGTTCCGCTTCTTGTAACAGCATTAACGCTTCCTCCTAAAAAGTTTCCTAATTTAATATCATAAGGAGCAATATAAACTTGAATATCTTGAATGGCATCTAAACTGATTGAGTTAGAACGCGTACTGCTTCCTGGCATTCCAGAAGTTCCCGATTGACCTCCTAAAGACGGACTAAAACCAATCGCATCGTTATTAATAGAACCGTCAATAGTGACGTTGTTGTATCTAAAGTTAGTTCCAGCAAAAGAGTTGTTCGAACTCTGCGGAACCAATTTAGTAACATCTTGAATTCCGCGGTTTATTAATGGAAGTCCGTTTACTTGTTTTTCGTTGATGTTTGTTCCATTATTTTTAGAAGAAGGTTTAGAACTTGTAATGACAACTTCTTCCAAAACATTATTATCTGCTTTTCCAACTACAATTGTTGGTAAATCATTGTCGCCAAGCGCTAAGTGAATTTGAGCATTAGAGTAATCTTTGGTGTCTTTACTTTTAATTTCTAATTCGTAAGGACCGCCGGCATTTAAATTTTCGAAACTGAATCGGCCTTGTTTGTCTGTAGTTGCTCTGTAAACAGCATTTGTAGGCAAATGAGTTAAGGTTACTTCGGCATCGATAACTGCAGTTGTACCATCGTTGACTTTAGCAGACAAAGAAGAAGTAGTAATCTGAGCAAAAATACTTCCCGCAGTAAGAAGCATTAAAGCCGTGAATAAGAGTTTTAGTTTTGTCATGTTATTTTAGTTATTATTTTCGACAAAGAAACTCTCTTTACTTGTTTTCGATTTAAGGCTTTTGTTAACGAAAAATCAAAAAAAATGACAATGTTAATTTATGATAATGAATAGGTTATTTTATAAATAAAGTCTGTAAGTCTTTAAAATCAAGACTTTGCTAAAAATCCCAGAAATAAAGGGATTAGAGGTAGATTTAAACCAGATTAGAGATAGATTAGAGTGTTATGAGAATGTTACCAACTAGAGAAATCGGCATTTTTGAAATTCAAATCAACGCTATTTTATTTTACTTTTTCTAAGGAAATAAAAGCGAAAAACTAGTTCCTTTTTCAAGTTCAGAATCTACGTTTAAAGTAATATGATGGCGTTTTAAAATTTCCATAGTTATAAAAAGTCCTAAACCTTGACCTTTGATATGACGCGTGCGATCACTTCTAAAAAAGAGATCAAAAATAGATTCTTTGTCTTTTTCTGCAATTCCAGAACCTTGATCGATAATTTTTATTAAAAGCTTTTCTTCTTTTTCTAAAGCAAAAATACTTACAGGCGCAGGAAAAGAAAATTTTATAGCATTGTCTACAATATTATACAGCGCCGTAAAAAGCATATGTTTATTGGCTTGAACAGAAAGCAATTCTTCATTTTGAATGGCTTCCAAATTAAGCGATACTTTAGATTCTGGATATTCAATCGCCTTTTTTTCAAGAACATTCCATAAAATTTCATCAATTCTTATGCTTTCCATTTGTTCAGGTTCGCCAACTTGCAATCCAGATAAAACTAAAAGTCCGTCTAAAATAGATTTTAAATGAAAAGTATCTTTTCGAAGCGATTTTAAAACTTCTTCGTATTGCTCGTTAGTTCTGGGTTGTTGCAACGAAACATCAATATCTCCAATAATAATTGTCAACGGCGTTTTTAGTTCGTGTGAGGCATTTTTTAAAAAGTTATTCTGAATAGTAATGCCGCTTTCTAATCTTTCTAAAAGATAATTAAAAGTCGTAATAAGTTCTCGAACTTCATCTTTTCCGCTTGTTGGCATTTCGAGTCTAGAATGCAGATTTTCTGTCGTAATCGTATTTACTTTTGCAATAACATCTTCAAAAGGTCTAAAAGTTTGTTTTGCTAAATATCTTCCAATAAAGAAATTAAGCGGAATTACAAATAAATACGAAAGAATAAAAATTAAACCCAGAACATCTAATTGTTGGTCGCCAACGGTATCAATTCCAGAAACGACAATAATAAAATCGCCCTGATTATCTTTATAAAATAAACCTGTAAACTGTCTATCTTCTTTTGTAAAATGTAAAATTCTATTTTTAGAAATGGTTTTTAATTCCTGATCGCTTAATTTGATATTTATATCGTCACGCAAATACAATTCTTTCGTTTTAGCATTGTAAATTCTGATAGATTGGTTGGTGATTTTTTTATATTCAATTTCTATCGTTTGGTAGCGCGAACTGTCATTTTTTGTGATTTCATCTTTTTCAAAATAAAAAAAAGCCGTTATTAAAGCACTGTCTTCGAGTCTTTCATAATAAAGTTCCTGTCTATGTTTTTTAAAAAGCAAAAAAGAACCAGCCAGTACAAGACCAACTATAAAAGCAAAAAGCAATGTCGAATTGACGGATAATTTGGTTTTAAGATTCATTGATCTTGTTTTTGAGCATATATCCAGTTCCTTTTATGGTATGAATAAGCGGAGTAGGGAAGTTCTTGTCTATTTTATTTCGTAGATAATTAATATAAACATCAACGGTATTGGTATTCATATCAAGATCAAGATTCCAAACGGCTTCTGCAATTGCAATTCTCGAAAGTGCTTTTTCGCGGTTTTTCATGAAAAAAATCAGCAATTTTAATTCTCTCGAAGAAAGATTAAGTTCTTTTCCGTCTCTCGTGGCGCTTTGTTCTTTCATATTAATTTCAATTCCGGCGTAAGATTGAAAATCTATAATTCCGCTGCTAAATTCAGAACGACGAAGCTGCGCATTTATTCTGGCTAAAAGTTCTTCAAACATAAATGGTTTTGCCAAATAATCATCGGCTCCAGCCTGAAGGCCTTTTACTTTTTCGTGAGGCGTATCTAAAGCGCTAAGTATAAGTATAGGAACAATTATTTTTCTGCCTCGCAAGATTTCGCACACTTCAAAACCAGTTAAATCAGGAAGCATAATATCGAGTATAATAATATCATACTCATTTTCCATTACTTCATTAATAGCGTCAAAACCTTTGTTGACATTTTTAACCTGATAAAGCTGTTCTTCGAGCCCTCTAATAATAAAAGAAGCGACTCTCGGATCGTCTTCAACTAATAATACTTTATTCATAGCAGTAATTGCAAATAGATGGACTAAAAGTAATTCTCTAAATTCAAATCAGAATACTTTTTTGTCATTTTTTGAAATAAAAGGAAAATTACAATTTAGAAAGATCGTCAATAGTATAAAATTTCAACCCTTTTTCTTTGGTGTATTTGCAAAGTTCTTCTAAAGCATAAAGAGGCGTTTCGATTTTTTCGTCTGCATTTTCAACCGTTTTATGACCGTAAAAAATCACGATTTTATCATGCGCTTTGGCATAATCCAATAAAGTTTTATAATACGGAATATTGAATTGTTTGTAATCATCATCAATTCCTAATCCGTAAACTAAGCGATTTCCTTCGTAATAACAATATTGTTGTGGAGCAGGAATTTCATCATAAGTTGTGCCTCTTATTATATCAAAATGTTTCAATAATTCTTTGTCTAATTCGGCATCGCGTGCGCCATCAGGATACGCAAAAGAATGAATGTTGAAACCATCTTTTTTCATTGCCGCTTTCAAAGGAATTATATCATCTTCAATATATTTCTGTATTCCAAACTCTTTTGAATATTTCAATGCATTTAAATGATTATAGCCATGTCCAGCAATATCATGTCCCATATCTTGCAAATAATGCAATTTGTCTTTTTGATCTCTGGTTAAACTTCCGTACCAGCAAACAAAAAAGGTTGCTTTCCAACCAAGCGGACGCAATAATTTTTCGGCATTGTACCAATCATCGATATAATCGTCGTCAAAAGTAAAAACAACTCCCGGCGGATAAGTTTTTTTTATTGGTTTTAAAGGAGTTTTTTCTTCAGAATACATTTTAAAAACCACAATCAATGCAATAACAGCTACAAGTAAAATTGCTGCTATTTTTTTAGAAAATAAATTCTTCATAAAGAAAATTAGGTTAGTTCTTAACTATAAATTAGATACAATTTTATCTTTTTCATTTTCCGTTTTCGCACGTATAAAGATATTTCTTTTTAAATGAATTTTAGATGAATGTTCTAAAAATGAATCAGTTTTTCTTCTTCAAGATCCAAATAATACATCTGTTTTCTAATGATAGATTCGTCAATATGCTGATCATCTTTATTTCGATTAATAAGCCACTGTCTTTGCTGATTTAGCAAGTCGAGATAAATTGCTTTTAGTTCATTTCCAATTGATTCGTCCTCGATTCCTTTGCTATGCTGTTCCCATTTTAGAATTAATTGTTGTAAAGAAGCATTACTTTCTAACTGATCATTATAAGTAGTTTTTAAATAATGTAAAGCATGAGCTGCCAAATCTCTTTTTAAAATTACAGAAGCTTCTTCAGGAGAAACGGGATCGTAAATATTATCTAATTTGATTTTTCTAATGAAATACGGAAGTGTCAATCCTTGAATTAGTAAAGTCAAAAGAATCACAATAAAAGTGATAAATAAAATAAGATTTCGTTGCGGAAAACCGTTTCCGTTATCCAAATAAACAGGAATTGATAATGCTGCAGCCAGCGACACAACGCCTCGCATTCCTGTCCAACCCAAAATAAATGGCGTTTTATAACCAGGATGTCTTCGGTCTGCAACGGTAATAAAATTACGGGCAATTAGCGTTACAATTACGGCACCGTAAGCAGACAATATTCTGCTAACTATTAAAACAAATGTAATTAAAACGCCGTATCCGATTGCTGTAGACAGACTAACGCCTTCAAGTCCAGAAGTAATTTGAGGAAGATCTAAACCAATTAGCATAAAAACCAATCCGTTTAAAATGAAAGAAAGACTTTCCCAGACATTTACGCCTTGTATTCTCGATTTACTGCTCAAAAAACGATGTCTATTATTAGACAAAAGCAATCCGCCACTTACTACTGCTAAAACACCAGAACTATGAACTTCTTCGGCTATAAGATACATTATATATGGAGCAAGAAGCGTTAACACGATATCGACATTTGCATTTGTTGGCAGATATTTATGTGCCTTCATAAAAATCCATCCTATTAATAAACCAATTCCAACGCCTCCAAATATCATCCAGCTGAAACTAATTGCCGCTTTATAAAATATAAATTGCTCGGTCGCCACAGCAATCATTGCAAATCTGAAAATGATTAAAGAAGATGCATCATTCAGCAAGCTTTCTCCTTCTAAAATAGACGACATAGTTTTTGGAACTTTAACAAATTTTAAAATCGCGCCCGCACTTACAGCATCTGGAGGAGAGACAATTCCGCCCAATAAAAAGCCCAAAGCAAGAGAAAAACCTGGAATAAAATAATTGGCTACTAAAGCAACAGAAAGCGCCGAAAGAAAAACAACTATAAAAGCAAAACTGGTAATAATACGTCGCCAGCGCCATAATTCTTTCCAAGAAACCGCCCAAGCAGCTTCGTACAATAATGGAGGAAGAAATATAAAAAAGATAAGATCGGGCTCGATTTGTATTACGGGAACTTTCGGAATAAAACTAATCGCCAATCCAGCCAAAACCAATAATACAGGATAAGCTACTTTTATCTTATCAGCTAACATAATCAGCAATAAAATGACTAAAATAATAGCTAAATAGAAAGGAAAGTTTTCGAGCATTCTTTATTTTTTTAATTTAAAAGTCAACAATATTTTAACCTTATAAAGGTATTTCTTTGTTCAAATTTATCAATTTCAGTTGAATATGCTCAAAAAAAATGCTAACCTATTTAGATTAGCATTATCGGGATTAATTTTTTACAATTTATAAGGCTTCGTACCAACTTAAAATATAGTCTGCAACACCTTCCCATCCTGGTTCTCCACAAATAAAATGACTTTTGCCATCGAATATTTTTAGATCTACACGACCAGCATTGTCTCTATATTTTCGAGCAATTGTTTGAGTTAGGTTAGGAGGAAAGATATGATCGTTACCGCCACCGACAAAAAGAATGGGCTGATGTGGTTTTTTGAAATTGATATTAGAAAAAGAATTTAAAACCAATTCTCTACTGACTTTATAACTTTCTGGGACTGCATATTTTTCAAAAGCAATTTTTCTCTGCGTTTCTGGAATAGTATTAAAAAAAGCATAATCGTACCATTCGCGGCTTCCCATAAAAAACTTTTTTATAGAGAAAAAACCAAAAGCAGGCAACACTGTTTTTAAAGTTTGAAACGGCGGGAAAACGTTTTTTGGCGGAGCACCGTCTATACTTACGCCAGCAGCTGCTTTTCCCAATTCGACTAACTTTAAAGCAGCCATGCCAGCCATAGAATGTCCAATAACTAAAGGTTTTTCAGGTAATGAATCTATTAATTTACTAATATTATTTACCACATCTATAAAACCTGTTTTAGCCAAATCTGGATGTACTTTTGCTCTCAATTCGGCAGGATTTCCTTTGTGTCCGGGGTTTGCAGGCGTGTAAACCGTGTAGCCCTTTTTTTCATAATGCTGTTTCCATTCTGCCCAAGTATTGTCGTTTACGAAGTTTCCATGAATAAGCACAATATTTTTTGATTTTGACATGATTTTTTATTTGATTAAAGTTAGAATTTCTTTAAAAATTTCTCGTCTGGAGTCTCTAACAAGTTCATAAAGACACATTTCAATAGTTGTTAATCCAGCTCCTTTATTTTGAAGTTTTTGCAAAGCAATTTGAATACTTTCTTTTGCTCTTGAAGAAACACAATCTGTTACAATTTCTACTTCAAAATTATGTTCTAAAAATCCTATAGCAGTTTGATATACACAAATATGTGCTTCTATGCCACATATTAGCCATTGCGTTTTACCAGAATCTAAAACCGTTTTCTGAAAAGTTTCATTATCCAAAGCATTGAAACTATATTTTTCAATTGGTTTTTGAAGAGCTAATAATTTCTCTAATTGCGGAATCGTTGCCCCGAGTCCTTTCGGATTTTGTTCTGCCCAGATTATCGGAATTGAAAGAAGTTGACAACCACGAATTAATTTTTCTAGATTTAAGGCTAATTTTTCACTTTCGTTTACAGTGCGAGCCAGTTTTCCTTGAACGTCAATTAAAATCAATCCGGTGTTTTCTTGCTTTAGCATAATTTCAATTATTTGAAATTAAATTTACGGATTTATTTTGTAAAGTATTTATTTTTAGTTGGTTATGAGTTTTTTGCACAATAATTTACTTCAAATACTTTTTAAGTTCTGCAGCAGCCTGAAGAAACAAAGCTTTGGTTTGCGGAATTTCGGCAAGACCATTTAACAAACCAAAATCGTGAATTACGTCATTGTAACGGACAGTTGTAACCACAACTCCCGCATCGCTTAATTTGCGTCCGTAAGCTTCACCTTCGTCTCTTAAAATATCATTTTCAGCGACTTGAATTAAAGTTGGAGGCAAACCTTTCAATTGAGCTAAACTCGCTTGTAAAGGCGAAGCATAAATTTCTTTTCTTTTTGAAGGATCAACATATTGATTCCACATCCATTGCATTAAAGTATCGGTTAGAAAACGCTGTTTGCCATATTTTTTATAAGATTCTGTTTCAAAATTGGCATCGGTTACTGGCCAGAAAAGAATTTGAACTTTGTATAAAGGAGTTCCTTTTTCTTTCGCCATCAGAGCGCTTGCTGTGGCAAGATTTCCGCCAGCGCTATTTCCGACGATTCCTAATTTACTTCCATCAACATTAATTTCATTTCCGTGCGCTGCAATCCATTTTGCTGCCGCGTAAACTTCATTTACAGGCTGCGGATATTTGGTTTCTGGTGCTAGAGAATAATTAACAAAAACACCAACATAACCTGTTAAAACGGTTAAATCACGAACCATTCTTTTATGCGTTGGATAATCTCCTAAAACCCAGCCACCACCGTGAATAAACATAAAAACTGGAAGTTTGCCTTTTGCGCCCACAGGACGTACAATATTGAGTTTGATTTTGTAACCGTCTGCTGTAATTTCTTTTTCCGATTCTTCTATTCCAGATAAATCTACTTTAAAAGCGTTTTGCGCGCCAACCAAAACATTACGCGCATCTGGAACTGGAAGTGATTCTAACGGTGCGCCTCCAGCATTTAAAGGTTTTAAAAAAGCTTTTACAGCTGGTGTTAAATGCGGATCTGAAGCATAATCTGTTTGGGCATAACTTTTCATAGTCATATTGGTTAAAATTATATATGGAATTACAATCATTTTTAAAAAGCTTGATATTTTCATAATGTTTAAAACTTAGATTAATTTTTATTTTACAGAATAAGGC encodes the following:
- a CDS encoding alpha/beta hydrolase is translated as MSKSKNIVLIHGNFVNDNTWAEWKQHYEKKGYTVYTPANPGHKGNPAELRAKVHPDLAKTGFIDVVNNISKLIDSLPEKPLVIGHSMAGMAALKLVELGKAAAGVSIDGAPPKNVFPPFQTLKTVLPAFGFFSIKKFFMGSREWYDYAFFNTIPETQRKIAFEKYAVPESYKVSRELVLNSFSNINFKKPHQPILFVGGGNDHIFPPNLTQTIARKYRDNAGRVDLKIFDGKSHFICGEPGWEGVADYILSWYEAL
- a CDS encoding alpha/beta hydrolase, whose amino-acid sequence is MKISSFLKMIVIPYIILTNMTMKSYAQTDYASDPHLTPAVKAFLKPLNAGGAPLESLPVPDARNVLVGAQNAFKVDLSGIEESEKEITADGYKIKLNIVRPVGAKGKLPVFMFIHGGGWVLGDYPTHKRMVRDLTVLTGYVGVFVNYSLAPETKYPQPVNEVYAAAKWIAAHGNEINVDGSKLGIVGNSAGGNLATASALMAKEKGTPLYKVQILFWPVTDANFETESYKKYGKQRFLTDTLMQWMWNQYVDPSKRKEIYASPLQASLAQLKGLPPTLIQVAENDILRDEGEAYGRKLSDAGVVVTTVRYNDVIHDFGLLNGLAEIPQTKALFLQAAAELKKYLK
- a CDS encoding hydrolase, which encodes MLKQENTGLILIDVQGKLARTVNESEKLALNLEKLIRGCQLLSIPIIWAEQNPKGLGATIPQLEKLLALQKPIEKYSFNALDNETFQKTVLDSGKTQWLICGIEAHICVYQTAIGFLEHNFEVEIVTDCVSSRAKESIQIALQKLQNKGAGLTTIEMCLYELVRDSRREIFKEILTLIK